One window of the Melospiza georgiana isolate bMelGeo1 chromosome 14, bMelGeo1.pri, whole genome shotgun sequence genome contains the following:
- the LOC131089375 gene encoding mucin-2-like translates to MKAACLQMLLWALYLVVTLAGGQPKAHVTCPGSCRNPSQKFIPDKLIRRFYETDSRCKQNVIIFVTVQDKEICVDSNAGWVKKFQDKLGRKSATVMPPRDVTSAEEPGSIERHVGLPELPPSPATAPAGFFQGTGTTLREREHALAATTEVSSKPPLGRQELPQLPAGSTPVTQEEALHPGVTPGAKGEPSNSPVAADVGSRQPTPRPTGQHTASPNSNSDLMAAATASTQPALAANGPLDPTGARANTPDTAASSSGSDLPSIWDSMRTTTVTAPQTTPVSTLSSTTATDKAASVHTNRLVGPSAGTTAFDHSLPVGKQEPSDTGVFTHQALSSQARVQMITVRPNNLPLPSFLSKSQMHFVIPVSVVCGLMVTSVALVWLYLKFGVKPEETSREMVQGLLYQQAGHQDNAYPMEVI, encoded by the exons ATGAAGGCTGCCTGTCTCCAGATGCTGCTGTGGGCCCTGTACCTGGTGGTGACCCTGGCTGGAG ggcAACCCAAAGCACATGTGACGTGTCCAGGAAGTTGCAGAAATCCTTCACAGAAGTTTATACCAGACAAGCTGATCAGGAGGTTCTACGAGACTGACTCTAGATGCAAGCAAAATGTCATCAT ATTTGTTACTGTGCAGGATAAGGAGATTTGTGTAGATTCAAATGCAGGCTGGGTGAAGAAGTTCCAAGACAAACTGGGCAGGAAAAGTGCCACAGTGATGCCACCACGTGATGTGACCTCAGCAGAAGAGCCTGGCAGCATTGAGAGACACGTTGGTCTTCCAGAACTGCCTCCATCTCCAGCCACTGCTCCAGCTGGTTTCTTCCAAGGGACTGGAACAACACTCAGGGAGAGAGAACATGCTCTTGCTGCCACCACAGAGGTGTCCAGCAAGCCccccctgggcaggcaggagctcccccagctccctgcaggatcCACCCCAGTGACACAGGAGGAGGCTCTGCACCCTGGGGTCACTCCAGGAGCCAAGGGGGAGCCCTCAAATTCTCCTGTTGCAGCAGATGTGGGCTCCAGGCAGCCCACCCCACGCCCCACTGGTCAGCACACAGCTTCTCCTAACTCCAATTCAGACCTGatggctgctgccacagcatcAACCCAACCTGCACTGGCTGCCAATGGACCCCTGGACCCCACAGGAGCCAGAGCCAACACACCAgacactgctgccagcagttcTGGGTCAGATCTCCCCTCCATCTGGGACAGTATGAGGACCACAACAGTCACAGCACCACAGACTACTCCAGTGTCTACTCTGAGCTCCACCACTGCCACAGACAAAGCTGCTTCTGTCCATACCAACAGGCTTGTTGGTCCCTCTGCAGGGACAACAGCATTTGATCATTCATTGCCTGTAGGGAAGCAAGAGCCTTCAGACACAGGAGTTTTTACTCACCAGGCACTGTCAAGCCAAGCCAGGGTGCAGATGATCACAGTCAGGCCAAACAatctgcccctgcccagcttcCTGTCAAAATCTCAAATGCACTTTGTCATCCCAGTTTCTGTGGTATGTGGACTGATGGTTACCAGTGTTGCCCTTGTGTGGTTGTATCTGAAATTTGGAGTCAAACCAGAAGAAACATCCAGAGAAATGGTGCAGGGCTTGCTCTACCAGCAGGCAGGACATCAAGACAATGCCTATCCAATGGAAGTAATATGA